The Mercurialis annua linkage group LG2, ddMerAnnu1.2, whole genome shotgun sequence genome contains a region encoding:
- the LOC126668271 gene encoding LOW QUALITY PROTEIN: uncharacterized protein LOC126668271 (The sequence of the model RefSeq protein was modified relative to this genomic sequence to represent the inferred CDS: deleted 2 bases in 1 codon; substituted 1 base at 1 genomic stop codon), with protein MLSTNLINFCLDDSDSDDELELIVSTIGESLNKKRTLYRRLVHSRTYIWRYRIHAHFKLYHDYFGHNPIYSPSAFRRRFQMSRSLFIRIQSAVESCDPYFVQKKNDAGLLGLSSLQKITAALRMLAYGFAADYVDEYVRIGESTAIESVKKIIEAIVSIFSEKYMRSPTKVDTDRLLKEGDSCGFPGMLGKLAEGRAPPANYSVNGHEYNMGYYLADGIYPSXSTIVKTIPSSQSNKHKQFATAQESARKDVERAFGVLEARFSIVRGPARFWHRETLKSIMKACIILHNMIVEDERHVKNQDYNYDSFDVNPDISVSRERSTDFLEFVQCHRRIRDRDTHFQLQQDLIEHI; from the exons ATGCTCtctacaaatttaattaatttttgtcttGATGATTCTGATTCTGATGATGAATTAGAATTGATAGTATCTACAATAGGAGAGTCACTCAATAAAAAAAGGACGTTGTATCGCAGGTTAGTTCACAGTCGTACCTATATATGGCGTTATAGAATACATGCTCATTTTAAACTTTATCATGATTATTTTGGACATAATCCTATTTATTCCCCAAGTGCATTTCGTAGGAGATTTCAAATGAGTCGGTCTCTTTTTATTCGCATACAATCAGCCGTTGAATCTTGTGACCCatattttgttcaa aaaaaaaatgatgccGGTTTATTAGGGTTGTCTTCTCTCCAAAAAATAACCGCTGCATTAAGGATGCTTGCGTATGGATTTGCAGCTGATTATGTCGATGAATATGTTAGAATAGGTGAAAGCACTGCAATTGAAAgtgtcaaaaaaattattgaggcaatagtttcaattttttcagAAAAATACATGAGATCTCCTACAAAAGTTGATACTGATAGATTGTTAAAAGAAGGGGATAGTTGTGGGTTTCCTGGAATGTTAGGAA AACTTGCCGAAGGACGAGCTCCGCCGGCTAACTATTCGGTCAATGGTCATGAATATAACATGGGATACTACCTTGCGGATGGTATTTATCCTTCATGATCAACAATTGTAAAAACAATTCCATCGTCACAATCTAATAAGCACAAACAATTTGCTACAGCTCAAGAGTCAGCCAGAAAAGACGTTGAGCGCGCATTTGGAGTGTTGGAAGCACGATTTTCGATCGTTCGTGGGCCAGCTCGTTTTTGGCATCGTGAAACTCTCAAAAGCATTATGAAAGCTTGCATTATATTACACAATATGATTGTGGAAGACGAAAGACATGTTAAAAATCAAGATTATAATTATGATTCATTTGATGTCAATCCTGATATATCAGTCTCGCGAGAGCGTTCAACGGATTTTTTGGAATTTGTTCAATGTCATCGTCGGATTAGGGACAGAGATACTCACTTTCAACTACAACAAGATCTAATAGAGCATATATGA